The region GATCAGCGAGCGATCCTTTGAATGGTTTAGAGCAAGAGGGAAAAGAGCCGTGCAAGCATTCAAGGGCTTGAGGCGAACAATCTCTTCACCGGGTTTACCGGTGCTTTTTTTGTGAAGGGAGGATGACGATGGGACAAGCACCGCTCATCCAATTATATGATGTGGTCAAGATATATCGGACAGCAGATGGGGAGTGGCGACCCCTCGACGGGGTGACTGCCTCGATTGATGCGGGGCAGATGATCGCCGTCATGGGGCCTTCCGGTACGGGGAAAAGCACATTGTTCCGCTTGCTCAACCGCTTGGAGGAACCGGATCGGGGAAGCATCACCTACCGGGGAAAACCCTTGACCGAGTGGCACCCCATTCGGCTTCGACGAGAGGTTCACTATGTGTTTCAGACGCAAGTGTTGTTTCCCGGAACGGTTGAGGACAACCTGTCCTATCCCTACAAATTGGTGGGAGAGAGAGCTGACAGGAAGGGATTGGCACGTTTGTTGGAGCGGGTGGGATTGCCCGCATCGTATCTGACTCGGCGGGTGGAACAGATGTCGGGTGGAGAAAAACAGCGGGTCAACTTGGCCCGGTCTTTGGCATTGGACTCACCGGTACTGTTGCTGGATGAGCCCACTTCCGCACTCGATCCGGAAGGAGCATCAATGGTGGAACAGGAGATTTGTCGGTTGCACAAGGCGGGAAAAACCATCGTCTGGATCACGCATGATCCGCAACAGGCCGAGCGAATAGCCGAGGAAATCTGGGTTCTGGAAAACGGCCAACTGCAGCGGAAGGAGGGGGTAAAAACGTGACTGCGACCGCAACCGTGTGGACACTGGCGTTTGTATTGGTGGCGATGGGGTTCTCGCTTTGGTTGCGGCTGGGGCTGGAACGCGATCTTGCCATCGGTACGATACGCGCTGCCATTCAGTTGATCGCTGTCGGGTATGTGCTGCATTTCGTTTTCAGTCGGCAGAGTGCCTATTGGATGGTGTTGATGTGGACAGTGATGATCGTGGTCGCCGCACGCAATTCGGCGACCCGCGGGAAGGGCATTCCCTGGATTTTCTTGCGCATTTTCTTTACATTGTCCGTGGTTACCGGGTTCACCTTGCTGATGATGGTCTGGATGAAACTGATACCGGTCAAGGCACAGGTTTTGATTCCTGTTAGCGGGATGGTCATCGGCAACAGTATGGTGGTTTCGTCCCTGTTGCTCAACCGAATGAAAGAACTGTCCGAATCGATGCGCGAGGAAATTTTGGTCTCATTGTCGCTCGGTGCCACAAGCCGCCAGGCCAGTGCGCGTTTGTTGAAGCGCTCGATTCGTTCTGGTATGATTCCGATCATCGACTCATTAAAAACTGTCGGTCTGGTGCAGTTGCCCGGGATGATGACCGGATTGATCATTGCGGGGACCAATCCGATCGAAGCTGTACGGTACCAGTTGCTGATCATGTTTTCCTTCACGGCCTCTTCTGCGTTGACCAGCATTTTGTTGGGATTTCTCGTCTATCCGACATTGTTCACACCGGCTCACCAATGGATCGGGTGGCGTGAACCGGACACGACATAGGGTGTGTCCGGTCTGGATTTGTTTGATCCATCCCTTTGGCGGATGAGCTTGGTTCTCTCTCGCCCCTGTGAATATCATCCTGGAAACCCATTATTTCCACCAAAAATAAATTCATTTTCTGGGACTTTGGACCCATTACATCAAAAGAACAGCGGTTTATAATGAGTATCGCTCGGGTCCTGTTTTTTGTTACTTTTTAAGGGGTTGAAAGGAGAGGTCTGTTTGCCGAACAAATCGATCAAGTTGGTTTCTTCCGTATTGTCGTTGGCGCTGGTATCCACTATGGTCTTTTCGCCTGCGGTTCATGCGGAAGGACGGTCCGGCGCGGCTTCCGCTCAAGCGGAGTTGAAAAAACAAGTCTGGGAGCAACGTTTGCAGGAGGCCATCCGTGACCACGCTTCCGAGATGAAGCAGGCTGCGAGCACTTCGTCGAACGACTCGGGCACCGTCCGGGCGATGGATGTGGCCACGGTGGACTACCAAAACCAGCTGGATGTGTACGCGTCGCATGAATACTTTTTCAGTGTGAGCAACGGCGGTACACTGGAAGTGAAGGATCTCGCCCCCAGCGAATGGCTGGATTATGAGATTTATGATGCGTATACGGGAGAACCCGTGGAAGGCAACCAGTTGGCTGCGGGGGATTATGTGTTTGCTGTGTACAGCATGTCTGACACACCGGTCAGCTATCATTACCAATTGAGCGGTGTGACGTTCAGCAACGCCCCGACCCAATTGCCTTCTCTCTCCATCACCAATCCGAGCGGTCATGAAACTCGGC is a window of Polycladomyces subterraneus DNA encoding:
- a CDS encoding ABC transporter ATP-binding protein; this translates as MGQAPLIQLYDVVKIYRTADGEWRPLDGVTASIDAGQMIAVMGPSGTGKSTLFRLLNRLEEPDRGSITYRGKPLTEWHPIRLRREVHYVFQTQVLFPGTVEDNLSYPYKLVGERADRKGLARLLERVGLPASYLTRRVEQMSGGEKQRVNLARSLALDSPVLLLDEPTSALDPEGASMVEQEICRLHKAGKTIVWITHDPQQAERIAEEIWVLENGQLQRKEGVKT
- a CDS encoding ABC transporter permease, yielding MTATATVWTLAFVLVAMGFSLWLRLGLERDLAIGTIRAAIQLIAVGYVLHFVFSRQSAYWMVLMWTVMIVVAARNSATRGKGIPWIFLRIFFTLSVVTGFTLLMMVWMKLIPVKAQVLIPVSGMVIGNSMVVSSLLLNRMKELSESMREEILVSLSLGATSRQASARLLKRSIRSGMIPIIDSLKTVGLVQLPGMMTGLIIAGTNPIEAVRYQLLIMFSFTASSALTSILLGFLVYPTLFTPAHQWIGWREPDTT